A genomic region of Christiangramia sp. OXR-203 contains the following coding sequences:
- a CDS encoding polysaccharide deacetylase family protein has translation MLLIYTQKVTPRIVYIFKHLCTHILGIPINFTSKIEEFIAHDGPKLSYGKQALGNEFFIQNVDLLLEQGFSEIEIKVQPWDDTIGFFALAESSDLPFDIFAASFYLLSRYEEYLPHVKDEFGRFPASESIAFQENFLHKPIVDIWAYKFQEILMERFPQLEHKKRAYHNSTIITSENTFIFKNKGFLRSFVGLLSDLVQFNIGKVLDRLQVWIRIKSDPNDTFEDLISIIREDKIETLFMFQLSDFSRHDRNISHNRIPHRAVIKSVADYSKVGLLMGYYAMEDIRILRKEKLRLEDIVHSSVEHAMNHQYNLRLPDQYNNLIELEINNDYSMGYLDKLGFRAGTSTSYLFYDINMEVTTPLKVHPYAFNSNVVAKMTRNKLKEDLRRIILETKEVQGTLRSVFSNHDFSQYADSNSYYSVLNQIHEID, from the coding sequence ATGCTTCTAATTTATACTCAGAAAGTTACACCGCGAATTGTTTACATATTCAAGCATTTATGTACACACATTCTAGGGATTCCCATCAACTTCACATCCAAGATCGAAGAGTTTATTGCTCATGACGGTCCAAAATTAAGCTACGGAAAACAGGCGCTAGGGAACGAATTTTTTATTCAGAATGTAGATCTTCTCCTGGAGCAGGGTTTTTCAGAAATAGAAATTAAGGTGCAACCTTGGGATGATACGATTGGATTTTTTGCCCTGGCAGAATCCAGTGATCTACCCTTTGATATTTTTGCCGCTTCTTTCTATCTACTTAGCAGGTATGAAGAATACCTACCACACGTTAAAGACGAATTTGGAAGATTCCCGGCATCCGAAAGTATTGCATTTCAGGAAAACTTTCTGCATAAACCAATTGTGGATATCTGGGCTTATAAGTTTCAGGAAATCCTGATGGAACGTTTCCCACAGTTAGAACATAAAAAAAGAGCTTATCATAATAGCACCATTATTACTTCAGAAAATACATTCATCTTTAAAAATAAAGGTTTTCTAAGAAGTTTTGTTGGTCTGCTATCAGACCTTGTGCAGTTTAATATAGGTAAGGTGTTAGATAGATTGCAGGTATGGATCCGAATAAAATCAGATCCCAATGATACTTTTGAAGATCTTATTAGCATCATAAGAGAAGATAAGATCGAAACTTTATTCATGTTTCAACTAAGCGATTTTTCGAGGCATGATCGAAATATAAGCCATAATAGAATTCCTCACAGAGCGGTAATCAAGTCGGTAGCAGATTATTCGAAAGTTGGATTGTTGATGGGTTATTATGCCATGGAAGATATCAGAATTCTGCGAAAGGAGAAACTGAGACTAGAGGATATAGTGCATAGTTCAGTAGAACATGCGATGAATCATCAATACAACCTAAGGCTCCCAGATCAATACAATAACCTGATTGAGTTGGAGATCAATAATGATTACTCAATGGGTTATCTTGACAAACTTGGTTTTAGGGCTGGTACGAGCACTTCATACCTATTTTATGACATTAATATGGAAGTGACCACGCCTCTAAAGGTCCACCCGTATGCGTTCAATTCGAATGTAGTAGCTAAAATGACCCGGAACAAGCTAAAGGAAGATCTTCGTAGAATCATACTGGAAACAAAGGAAGTTCAAGGAACTTTAAGATCTGTGTTTTCTAATCATGATTTTTCGCAGTATGCAGATTCCAATTCTTATTATTCAGTATTAAACCAGATTCATGAGATTGACTAA
- the rlmB gene encoding 23S rRNA (guanosine(2251)-2'-O)-methyltransferase RlmB — translation MEETTRIFGIRAVIEAIESGKSIEKVFIQKGLAGSLFQELNRHLKSGSFTVSYVPIEKLNKLSKGNHQGVVANISPISFVSLNDLVESVQNKSTIPLYLLLDGITDVRNFGAIIRTAECCGVDGIIVQEKGSAPINADTVKTSAGAVFKVPICKVDHIKDALFHLQTYDIKIVAATEKTDDTVYDIDLKQPVAIVMGDEAKGVSNSILKLADYRAKLPMLGEIASLNVSVACGAVLYETVRQRS, via the coding sequence ATGGAAGAAACTACAAGAATATTCGGAATTCGAGCTGTGATTGAAGCTATAGAAAGTGGGAAAAGTATTGAAAAAGTATTTATCCAGAAAGGCTTAGCCGGAAGCTTGTTTCAGGAATTGAACCGTCATCTTAAGAGCGGATCTTTCACCGTGTCTTATGTGCCAATTGAGAAATTAAACAAACTCAGTAAGGGTAATCACCAGGGAGTCGTTGCTAATATATCTCCTATAAGTTTTGTAAGTCTTAATGATCTTGTAGAATCTGTACAAAATAAAAGTACTATTCCACTTTACCTTCTACTGGATGGTATTACAGATGTTCGGAATTTTGGAGCCATAATTAGAACCGCAGAATGTTGTGGAGTAGATGGCATCATCGTCCAGGAAAAAGGATCTGCTCCTATTAATGCCGATACGGTAAAAACTTCAGCCGGAGCAGTTTTCAAAGTCCCTATTTGCAAGGTAGATCATATTAAAGATGCTTTATTTCATCTACAAACATATGATATAAAGATTGTTGCAGCTACTGAAAAAACGGATGACACTGTTTACGATATTGACCTTAAGCAACCTGTGGCCATCGTAATGGGTGATGAAGCTAAAGGGGTATCAAACTCAATTCTTAAGCTAGCCGACTATAGGGCAAAACTACCTATGCTCGGAGAGATCGCTTCTTTGAATGTATCTGTAGCTTGTGGTGCAGTCCTTTACGAAACTGTTAGACAAAGAAGTTAA
- a CDS encoding replication-associated recombination protein A yields MSQPLAERLRPKTLDDYLSQHHLIGKNGAMRQQIKQGIIPSMILWGPPGVGKTTLANIIASESGRPFFTLSAISSGVKDVREIIEKAKKSDGLFTTKSPILFIDEIHRFSKSQQDSLLGAVEKGWVTLIGATTENPSFEVISALLSRCQVYILKPFSKEDLVDLLKRAMEQDKVISAKNVQLEETEALLRLSGGDARKLLNIFELLVTSEEVNVKITNDLVLQKVQQNTVLYDKTGEQHYDIISAFIKSIRGSDPNAAVYWLARMIEGGEDVKFIARRLLILASEDIGNANPTALVIANNSFQAVNTIGYPEARIILSQCVTYLATSPKSNAAYMAINKAQSLVKKTGDLSVPLAIRNAPTKLMKDIGYGKDYKYAHNHAGNFVAAEFLPDDIAGTTFYEPGNNQRENAQREFLRKRWQKKYGY; encoded by the coding sequence ATGAGTCAACCACTAGCAGAAAGATTGCGCCCTAAAACTCTTGATGATTACCTGAGTCAGCATCACTTAATTGGTAAGAATGGTGCTATGCGACAGCAAATAAAACAAGGAATTATTCCTTCCATGATCTTATGGGGACCTCCTGGTGTAGGCAAAACCACACTGGCGAATATCATAGCTTCGGAATCTGGCCGACCATTCTTCACCCTTAGCGCAATTAGTAGTGGCGTAAAGGACGTACGTGAGATCATTGAAAAAGCTAAGAAAAGTGATGGTTTATTTACCACCAAAAGTCCGATTCTATTCATTGATGAAATCCATAGATTCAGTAAATCTCAACAGGATTCTCTACTTGGAGCTGTAGAGAAAGGATGGGTTACTTTAATTGGTGCCACGACTGAAAATCCGAGTTTTGAGGTTATATCTGCCCTTTTGTCCAGATGTCAGGTTTATATTCTGAAACCGTTCTCAAAGGAAGACCTGGTAGATCTGCTAAAGAGAGCAATGGAGCAGGACAAAGTAATTTCGGCTAAAAATGTTCAGCTAGAAGAGACTGAAGCTTTATTGAGGTTAAGCGGTGGAGACGCCAGGAAACTTCTAAATATCTTTGAATTACTAGTCACTTCAGAAGAAGTAAATGTAAAGATCACTAATGATCTTGTACTTCAGAAGGTTCAGCAAAATACCGTTCTATATGATAAAACGGGGGAACAGCATTACGATATAATTTCTGCATTTATCAAATCTATTAGAGGGAGTGATCCAAATGCTGCGGTTTACTGGCTGGCAAGAATGATCGAAGGAGGTGAGGATGTGAAGTTTATCGCGCGAAGATTATTGATCCTGGCAAGCGAAGACATTGGGAACGCAAATCCAACCGCGCTGGTCATAGCCAATAATTCGTTCCAGGCGGTGAATACAATTGGATATCCGGAAGCCAGAATCATACTTAGTCAGTGCGTGACCTACCTAGCCACTTCACCTAAGAGCAATGCAGCCTACATGGCTATTAATAAAGCCCAAAGTTTGGTAAAGAAAACAGGTGATTTGTCGGTTCCTCTTGCGATCAGGAATGCCCCTACGAAATTAATGAAAGATATAGGTTACGGAAAAGATTATAAATATGCCCATAATCACGCAGGTAATTTCGTTGCAGCAGAGTTTCTTCCAGATGATATCGCTGGCACTACCTTCTACGAACCCGGAAATAATCAGCGTGAAAATGCTCAACGTGAATTTCTTCGGAAGCGCTGGCAAAAAAAGTATGGTTATTAA
- a CDS encoding rhomboid family intramembrane serine protease produces MKPSSPFVFTSGTIGYPLLFVLMIWIVFWAELRFNLNLAPFGVRPGEAVGLRGIIFSPFIHSDIKHLFNNTIPLFILSLALFYFYRPLRWKVLLIGLVSTGLITWIIGRPANHIGASGIIYLLAAFLFFKGIFSKNYRLVALSLIVVFVYGGLIWYVTPIDPKISWEGHLAGLLSGLGLAVVFKEQIAKPPKYHWESSDFKDSDDLFMQHFDEEGNFVDNLPFQNMEEEETEYNYIYTEKSDDKN; encoded by the coding sequence TTGAAACCATCCTCTCCATTTGTTTTTACCAGCGGCACAATAGGATATCCTTTATTATTCGTGTTGATGATCTGGATTGTTTTCTGGGCAGAGCTTCGATTCAATTTGAATTTAGCCCCCTTCGGTGTAAGGCCGGGTGAAGCGGTAGGGCTTCGGGGGATCATATTCTCACCCTTCATCCACTCAGATATAAAACATCTTTTTAATAATACAATTCCCTTATTCATACTATCTCTCGCCTTATTTTACTTTTACAGACCTTTACGCTGGAAGGTGTTGTTAATTGGTCTCGTTTCAACAGGTTTGATTACATGGATTATAGGTCGACCAGCAAATCACATTGGAGCTAGTGGAATTATCTATTTACTTGCAGCATTCCTTTTCTTCAAAGGAATCTTTTCTAAGAATTACCGGCTCGTAGCCTTGTCGCTTATAGTAGTGTTTGTTTACGGTGGATTGATATGGTATGTAACTCCAATAGATCCAAAGATTTCCTGGGAGGGACACCTGGCGGGTCTATTGAGCGGCCTGGGTCTCGCTGTAGTTTTTAAAGAACAAATCGCAAAACCTCCTAAATATCATTGGGAATCTTCAGATTTTAAAGATTCTGATGATTTATTTATGCAGCATTTTGACGAAGAAGGAAATTTTGTTGATAACCTACCTTTTCAGAATATGGAAGAAGAGGAAACAGAGTATAACTACATTTATACTGAAAAGTCAGATGACAAGAATTAA
- the radC gene encoding RadC family protein gives MSENSSKSIKTWAEDDRPREKLLSKGRLALSDSELLAILIGSGSRNESAVELSKRILAQSENNLNQLGKFSIGQLCQFKGIGNAKAVVITAALELGRRRRVEETLELSKISSSSSVYEIMQPIIGELPHEEFWILYLNNSNKILEKFQISKGGITGTLVDVRISLRKAIEIGAVSLILTHNHPSGNLRPSEADKQLTQKLKTAAESLDIKILDHIIVTEKSYFSFADDGIL, from the coding sequence ATGAGCGAAAATTCATCGAAAAGTATTAAAACATGGGCGGAAGATGATCGTCCACGAGAGAAGCTTTTATCTAAGGGGCGTCTGGCCTTGAGCGATTCAGAATTACTGGCAATTCTTATTGGTTCTGGTAGTAGGAACGAATCAGCTGTTGAGCTGTCAAAAAGAATTCTTGCGCAGTCTGAAAATAATCTCAATCAATTGGGAAAGTTCAGCATTGGGCAACTATGTCAATTTAAAGGTATAGGAAATGCAAAGGCTGTAGTGATCACCGCCGCGCTGGAATTGGGAAGAAGACGACGAGTTGAGGAAACTCTGGAATTAAGTAAAATATCTTCGAGTTCTTCAGTTTACGAGATCATGCAGCCCATCATAGGGGAGTTACCTCATGAAGAATTCTGGATCTTATATCTTAATAACAGCAATAAAATCCTGGAGAAATTTCAGATAAGCAAAGGAGGAATTACCGGGACTCTGGTAGATGTTCGGATAAGCTTAAGAAAAGCTATAGAAATAGGTGCGGTATCTCTTATTCTGACTCACAACCATCCAAGTGGAAATTTGCGTCCTAGTGAAGCAGATAAGCAATTAACCCAAAAGCTTAAAACTGCCGCCGAAAGCCTTGATATAAAAATTTTGGATCATATCATTGTTACTGAAAAGTCATATTTTAGCTTTGCCGACGACGGAATTCTATAA
- a CDS encoding DUF5723 family protein gives MRIAIVLLIFFYCNSVSGQNKPLLYNVDDLPQALLQNPGARIDFTRHFGIPLFSQIHFAVGSTGVTAKDIFEDDGRNINARIQSAIRNLTSTDFFSINEQIEIVSFGWKMGNRGYFSAGAYQEADIFAYFPSDPAKLAFEGNADYIGRPFRFDDVSFTGEVLTVYHAGFNYKMDSKLTVGGRVKLYSGIFNVESVDNEGTFTTYDTPGEENFYNHEIDDFNILINTSGYASLRDEEDMTVDQAAGELLSRSFFGQNVGVGVDVGFHYRVTDQFSVNASIRDLGLIFHQKDIENSRYFGSYDSSGLEPLFPELDNEETIPYWDVLEEQFDANLKDVKTFSEYNTWRPLKYNASIQFGTGKSILPCDYLISKKPRYMNLFGMIVSGVNRPKGPTYGVTTYWDRKVNDYFRFRVAYGLDQFSRTKFGVMASSRFKNFNAYIAVNDIIGYTNLANAHSASLQLGIQYVFKDL, from the coding sequence ATGAGAATAGCAATAGTACTGCTTATCTTCTTCTATTGCAACTCTGTATCCGGGCAAAATAAACCCTTACTGTATAATGTGGATGACCTGCCACAGGCATTGCTTCAAAATCCAGGTGCCAGGATAGATTTTACAAGACATTTTGGAATTCCCTTGTTTTCGCAAATTCATTTTGCTGTAGGTTCAACAGGTGTTACTGCCAAGGATATTTTTGAAGATGACGGGCGTAATATCAATGCAAGAATTCAAAGCGCTATCAGGAACCTTACTTCTACAGATTTTTTTTCTATTAATGAGCAGATAGAAATTGTTTCTTTTGGTTGGAAAATGGGTAATAGAGGTTACTTTTCTGCAGGTGCATATCAGGAAGCTGATATCTTCGCGTACTTCCCAAGTGATCCTGCAAAACTTGCTTTCGAAGGTAATGCAGATTATATAGGGCGACCCTTCAGATTCGACGATGTTAGCTTTACAGGTGAGGTGCTTACCGTTTATCATGCTGGCTTTAATTATAAAATGGATTCTAAGCTAACCGTAGGTGGTCGAGTCAAACTGTACTCCGGGATTTTTAATGTTGAAAGCGTGGATAATGAGGGGACCTTTACAACATATGATACACCTGGGGAAGAAAACTTCTATAATCACGAAATTGATGATTTTAATATTTTAATAAATACCTCTGGTTATGCAAGTCTTCGTGATGAAGAAGATATGACTGTTGACCAGGCAGCTGGTGAACTTCTTAGCAGGTCTTTCTTTGGTCAGAATGTTGGAGTAGGAGTAGATGTTGGATTTCATTATAGAGTAACTGATCAGTTCTCTGTGAATGCTTCTATAAGAGATCTGGGCTTAATATTTCATCAGAAGGACATTGAAAATTCCAGATACTTTGGATCTTATGACTCAAGTGGTTTAGAGCCGCTTTTTCCTGAATTGGATAATGAAGAGACCATTCCTTACTGGGACGTTTTAGAAGAGCAATTTGATGCGAATCTCAAAGACGTAAAAACCTTTAGCGAATATAATACCTGGCGCCCATTGAAATACAATGCTTCCATACAATTTGGAACTGGCAAGTCGATCTTACCATGCGACTATTTGATTAGCAAGAAGCCGCGCTATATGAATTTATTCGGAATGATAGTTTCCGGAGTAAATCGTCCTAAGGGTCCTACTTATGGTGTTACTACTTACTGGGACAGGAAAGTAAATGATTATTTTAGATTTAGAGTGGCTTATGGTTTGGATCAATTTTCGCGGACAAAGTTTGGGGTAATGGCTTCGAGTAGATTTAAAAACTTTAATGCTTATATCGCAGTAAATGATATCATTGGCTATACCAACCTTGCCAATGCGCATAGTGCATCCTTGCAATTAGGCATACAATACGTATTCAAAGACTTATGA
- a CDS encoding YjjG family noncanonical pyrimidine nucleotidase: MRLTNIKDVYFDLDHTLWDFDKNSSLAFQEIFVDQKLEIELQEFLKIYMPINHQYWESYRNNLVSKEDLRYGRLKDSFEALKFEVSDTLISKISEDYINNLPNNNHLLDGAVDILRYLSASYNLHIITNGFEEVQHLKMEKSGILNYFKTVTTSEEAGVKKPHSLIFEKAIEKGVGKPETSVMIGDNFEADICGGHQYGMKVIYLDSREGNSRTEHPRIQKLKQLRDYL, from the coding sequence ATGAGATTGACTAATATTAAGGACGTATATTTTGATCTTGATCATACGTTGTGGGATTTTGACAAAAATTCTTCCCTCGCATTTCAGGAAATTTTTGTAGATCAGAAGTTGGAAATAGAGCTTCAGGAATTTTTAAAGATCTATATGCCTATTAACCACCAATACTGGGAATCTTATCGAAATAATTTGGTTAGTAAAGAGGATCTTAGATACGGCAGGTTGAAAGACAGTTTTGAAGCTTTAAAGTTTGAGGTGAGCGATACTTTAATCTCTAAAATATCTGAGGATTATATCAATAACCTTCCTAATAATAACCATTTACTGGATGGTGCAGTAGATATTCTAAGGTATCTGTCAGCCTCCTATAATTTGCATATTATCACCAATGGTTTTGAGGAGGTTCAGCATTTAAAAATGGAGAAATCTGGCATCCTTAACTATTTTAAAACGGTGACAACTTCAGAAGAAGCAGGAGTTAAAAAGCCGCATTCGCTCATCTTTGAAAAAGCTATTGAAAAGGGAGTGGGTAAACCCGAAACTTCAGTAATGATAGGAGATAATTTCGAAGCAGATATTTGCGGAGGTCATCAATATGGTATGAAGGTTATCTATCTGGATTCCAGAGAGGGTAATTCCAGGACTGAACATCCCAGGATTCAAAAGTTAAAACAACTAAGGGATTATCTATAA
- a CDS encoding SusD/RagB family nutrient-binding outer membrane lipoprotein: MKKYIVALSAVAMLWSCQSDEQYENLNRDPKNPDAVASDFLFTAATVSLGDYTASPNVNQPLYRFLGQYLTTTTYTDEPNYDFTARQNPDAVWSEYYTDVIYDLQDAKRVVNANEGLTQGQKDARLGQLEVIEVYTWHLLVDGFGDIPYTQALQPSEFSLPVYDDAATVYADLISRLDAVGGMLSAGQGFSGSDVVYEGDMSKWMLFANSLKLRMGIRLQDVNPSLSQATVESAVSAGVFASNDDNATIDYQSNAPNTNPLWEDLVQSGRSDFLASETIVDYMNQFEDPRRMVYFDDNIADGYIGGDYGGSNNYGSFTHIGDAFLDPTREGILLDYAEVRFNLSKAAELGYNVPGDAETHYNAAITASMEYWGVSGDATEEYLSQPEVAYDGSEMQFATQFWIAMYDNPAEGWSTWRLYDDPVFNIPTDNETFVPLRYTYPIDEQNLNNANYIDAAGAIGGDDAQTPVFWDTTTPDQSTYPGPATEEDDE, translated from the coding sequence ATGAAAAAATATATTGTTGCTCTTTCAGCTGTTGCAATGCTTTGGTCCTGCCAGAGTGATGAACAGTATGAAAATTTAAACCGGGATCCTAAGAACCCCGATGCTGTAGCTTCAGATTTCTTATTTACTGCTGCTACGGTTAGTCTTGGTGATTACACCGCTAGCCCGAACGTAAACCAACCTCTTTATAGGTTTCTTGGGCAATATTTGACTACAACGACTTACACTGATGAGCCTAACTATGATTTTACTGCTCGACAAAATCCAGATGCAGTTTGGAGTGAATATTACACAGATGTTATTTATGATCTTCAGGATGCTAAGAGAGTTGTGAATGCTAACGAAGGCTTGACTCAGGGTCAAAAAGACGCTAGACTAGGACAACTTGAAGTGATAGAGGTTTATACCTGGCACTTATTAGTTGATGGATTTGGAGACATTCCTTATACTCAGGCTTTGCAACCTAGTGAATTCTCACTTCCTGTTTATGACGATGCTGCTACTGTTTACGCAGACCTTATTTCCAGACTTGATGCTGTTGGAGGAATGCTTTCAGCTGGACAAGGATTCTCAGGTTCAGATGTTGTTTACGAAGGAGATATGAGCAAATGGATGTTGTTTGCTAACTCTCTTAAACTTAGAATGGGAATTAGACTTCAGGATGTAAATCCTTCTTTATCTCAAGCTACTGTTGAGTCTGCTGTATCAGCCGGTGTTTTCGCATCAAATGATGACAATGCTACGATTGATTACCAATCTAATGCACCAAACACAAACCCACTTTGGGAAGATTTGGTACAGAGCGGTAGATCTGACTTTCTTGCGTCTGAGACAATCGTTGATTACATGAATCAATTTGAAGACCCAAGAAGAATGGTTTATTTCGATGATAATATTGCTGATGGTTACATTGGTGGTGATTATGGTGGAAGTAATAACTATGGTTCCTTCACTCACATTGGAGATGCATTCCTTGATCCAACTAGAGAAGGAATTCTTTTAGACTATGCTGAAGTTAGATTTAATCTATCTAAAGCTGCTGAACTTGGATATAATGTTCCTGGAGATGCTGAGACTCACTACAATGCTGCAATTACAGCATCTATGGAGTACTGGGGTGTTTCTGGTGATGCTACTGAAGAGTACCTATCACAGCCTGAAGTTGCATACGATGGTTCTGAAATGCAATTTGCAACTCAGTTCTGGATAGCAATGTATGATAACCCTGCTGAAGGATGGTCTACATGGAGATTATATGACGATCCGGTTTTCAATATCCCAACAGATAATGAGACTTTCGTTCCACTTAGATACACTTATCCAATCGACGAGCAGAATTTAAACAATGCTAACTACATTGATGCTGCTGGTGCAATTGGTGGTGATGATGCTCAAACTCCAGTATTCTGGGATACGACTACACCAGATCAATCAACTTACCCTGGTCCAGCGACTGAGGAAGATGATGAATAG